Proteins co-encoded in one Salvia splendens isolate huo1 chromosome 4, SspV2, whole genome shotgun sequence genomic window:
- the LOC121798887 gene encoding uncharacterized protein At5g49945-like: MAIRSSSSLLRLKSPLSLLLPRGDAFLYLFALLSIFSLLLHHLTPAAAQPHFEGFDADEDDDFALGEPKSEEFIRSSPPPITLSTSTPESHHGPPDTDPSQIQSPPSDQNPKPASFDYWDEDEFEGIPPTEPITETTAAAAAAASESDPVPSSEDSVNDLNSDAKVPWKITSFTVEIACVSFLIVFAINYFTGKKENENLALAWASKFATKDSIFDKNFSLLGVGETDDSPLLLQEGKSVFKFYASGRRYCSGLLATMELKSRHDLISRLYNMVVPCKDEITFEVYMNDDSMDQVVFAMARKKMAKTMQKELRDLQRFAGLVNPPNGRKWVADELQVVSESKEVATDLITDAVLDQVFGDKAFEKFGKGFISMHLSDQQPGSSKKMLIFKFALPDKNNMADMTRLVALVPYYIDLIGRYKLSSHARSKTEAARAKVAQELYKELQYARQDALQKKKAEQRKKLEEAEAKLSAEALRKKEAKDRSRQMKKAMPKMKMTKAH; this comes from the exons ATGGCGATTAGATCTTCGTCTTCACTCCTCAGGCTCAaatcccctctctctctccttctcccaCGAGGCGACGCCTTCCTCTACCTCTTCGCCCTCCTCTCCAtcttctctctcctcctccaccacctcACTCCCGCCGCCGCTCAACCCCACTTTGAGGGATTCGACGCCGATGAAGACGACGATTTCGCCCTAGGAGAACCCAAATCCGAGGAGTTCATCCGCTCCTCTCCTCCTCCGATTACTCTCTCCACCTCCACCCCTGAGTCCCACCACGGTCCTCCCGACACCGATCCCTCCCAGATTCAATCCCCGCCGTCCGATCAAAACCCTAAGCCCGCTTCGTTTGACTACTGGGATGAAGACGAATTCGAAGGAATCCCGCCGACTGAACCTATCACTGAAActactgctgctgctgctgctgctgcttctgaATCGGATCCGGTCCCGAGCTCCGAGGATTCGGTTAATGATCTGAACTCGGATGCCAAGGTGCCATGGAAGATTACCTCGTTTACCGTTGAGATTGCGTGCGTTTCGTTCCTAATCGTGTTTGCCATCAACTATTTCACTGGGAAAAAGGAGAATGAGAATCTGGCTTTGGCTTGGGCTAGCAAATTCGCAACCAAGGACTCGATCTTCGACAAGAATTTCAGCCTCTTGGGAGTCGGAGAGACGGACGACTCGCCGCTGCTGTTGCAGGAAGGGAAGAGCGTGTTCAAGTTCTACGCGAGTGGCAGGAGGTATTGCTCAGGATTGCTGGCGACGATGGAGCTCAAGAGCCGGCACGATTTGATTTCGCGGCTGTACAACATGGTGGTGCCCTGCAAGGATGAGATCACGTTTGAGGTTTACATGAATGATGACTCGATGGATCAGGTGGTGTTTGCTATGGCCAGGAAGAAGATGGCCAAGACGATGCAGAAGGAGCTGAGGGATCTGCAGAGGTTCGCAGGGCTAGTCAATCCCCCGAATGGGAGGAAATGGGTGGCGGATGAGCTGCAGGTGGTTTCAGAGTCCAAGGAAGTTGCTACCGATTTGATCACTGATGCTGTGCTTGATCAG GTTTTTGGCGACAaagcttttgaaaaatttggAAAAGGTTTCATCTCAATGCATTTATCGGATCAACAGCCGGGTTCAAGCAAAAAGATGCTCATATTTAAGTTTGCTCTCCCTGATAAGAATAACATGGCTGATATGACTCGTTTGGTTGCTCTTGTACCTTACTACATTGACCTGATTGGACGATACAAGCTCAGTTCACAT GCTCGATCGAAAACAGAAGCAGCCAGAGCAAAGGTTGCCCAGGAGCTGTACAAAGAACTTCAGTATGCGAGACAAGACGCTTTGCAGAAGAAGAAGGCCGAGCAGAGAAAGAAGttggaggaggccgaggcgaaGCTGAGTGCTGAGGCTCTTCGCAAGAAGGAAGCTAAGGACCGTTCTCGCCAAATGAAGAAGGCCATGCCAAAAATGAAGATGACCAAGGCTCATTAG
- the LOC121798888 gene encoding YTH domain-containing protein ECT3-like isoform X2, producing MAGEKKIETYQLNAPAAKSESSINIPDKDMVKDEFPSEPVSSVSAGGNIVSGKSATAQSVSSVQGPYYPPTSCYDYYYPGYNGNFTQSDDKGFPNNTPGGSYADNASLLYYVPGYGPYSTGFVGVDGKQAYASSEYPCSYEAEVFPCYTYDSAYVGNGSSSNKSGSLKSAGTSGSGRSNGFNVAKTHSNLSSKSSALPYNYKTQQPNSSSSVYQNQSLHPLNKFGAGFQSSGLMRGIQPSGNFSSFNSRNPRPFPQYGQVNYQSNAGLWNNYRSRSRDNFGRSGEVKAASELTRGPRADNKNSSKSQADVEQLGFAIDRDKYNLHEFEAVYDCAKFFVIKSYSEDDIHKCIKYDVWSSTPNGNKKLDAAFREADAKTTEAGKKCPVFLFFSVNGSGQFVGVAEMIGHVDFSKNMDFWQLDKWNGFFPLKWHIIKDVPNTQLRHIILENNDNKAVTYSRDTQEVELKQGLEILSIFKNYSAKTCVLDDFNFYENREKALKAKRSGAPVSQTNGFRNNDYEKHSGDSAKNNQSDTSSLVLLTENLSLETQPLQSSI from the exons ATGGCCggagaaaagaaaatagaaacat ATCAGCTAAACGCTCCTGCTGCAAAGTCTGAATCGTCAATCAATATACCTGATAAAGATATG GTGAAAGATGAATTTCCGTCGGAGCCTGTGTCGTCTGTATCTGCTGGGGGCAATATTGTATCTGGAAAAAGTGCAACAGCTCAATCTGTAAGTTCGGTGCAGGGTCCCTATTATCCACCTACCAGCtgttatgattattattatcCGG GATACAATGGGAACTTTACCCAGTCTGATGACAAAGGTTTTCCTAACAACACTCCTGGTGGTTCTTATGCG GATAATGCTTCACTCCTGTATTATGTTCCTGGCTATGGTCCATATTCAActggttttgtgggtgttgATGGAAAACAAGCATACGCATCATCTGAATATCCTTGCTCATATGAGGCAGAGGTGTTTCCATGCTATACATATGATTCGGCCTATGTTGGGAATGGTTCGTCCAGCAATAAAAGTGGCTCTCTAAAATCTGCAGGCACTAGTGGCTCTGGGAGGTCCAATGGCTTTAATGTTGCCAAAACTCATAGCAACCTCTCAAGTAAATCTTCAGCTTTACCTTATAATTACAAAACCCAACAGCCAAATTCTTCGAGCTCTGTCTATCAGAATCAGTCTCTTCATCCATTGAACAAG TTTGGTGCTGGTTTCCAGTCATCTGGCCTCATGAGAGGAATTCAGCCTTCTGGAAACTTCTCTTCATTTAATAGCCGGAACCCTCGTCCTTTTCCGCAATATGGTCAGGTGAATTACCAGTCGAATGCTGGTTTATGGAACAACTACCGATCCAGGTCAAGAGATAATTTTGGCAGAAGTGGAGAAGTCAAAGCTGCGAGTGAACTAACTCGTGGCCCAAGGGCTGACAATAAGAATTCCTCTAAGTCGCAAGCTGATGTCGAACAACTGGGTTTCGCAATTGATAGAGATAAATACAACTTACATGAGTTTGAGGCAGTGTATGATTGTGCAAAGTTCTTTGTGATCAAGTCATATAGCGAAGATGATATTCACAAATGCATCAAATATGATGTCTGGTCAAGTACTCCAAATGGCAATAAGAAGTTAGATGCTGCTTTCCGTGAAGCTGATGCTAAAACGACAGAGGCAGGCAAAAAATGTCCAGTGTTCCTATTTTTTTCG GTGAATGGAAGTGGGCAGTTTGTCGGTGTTGCTGAGATGATTGGGCATGTTGATTTTAGCAAAAATATGGACTTTTGGCAGCTTGACAAATGGAATGGCTTCTTCCCATTGAAGTGGCACATCATAAAAGATGTCCCCAACACTCAATTGCGACACATTATCCTTGAAAACAATGATAACAAGGCTGTTACTTATAGCAGGGACACTCAAGAG GTGGAACTGAAACAGGGCCTAGAAATTCTAAGCATTTTCAAGAATTACTCTGCTAAAACTTGCGTACTCGATGACTTCAATTTCTACGAAAATCGTGAAAAGGCGCTGAAAGCAAAGAGGAGTGGTGCACCTGTTTCTCAAACCAATGGCTTTAGAAACAATGATTATGAG AAGCACTCTGGAGATTCTGCCAAGAACAATCAGTCAGATACTTCATCACTTGTTTTGCTGACTGAAAACCTTTCGCTCGAGACTCAACCTCTGCAGAGTAGTATATGA
- the LOC121798888 gene encoding YTH domain-containing protein ECT3-like isoform X1, with protein sequence MAGEKKIETYQLNAPAAKSESSINIPDKDMVKDEFPSEPVSSVSAGGNIVSGKSATAQSVSSVQGPYYPPTSCYDYYYPGYNGNFTQSDDKGFPNNTPGGSYAGIQQDNASLLYYVPGYGPYSTGFVGVDGKQAYASSEYPCSYEAEVFPCYTYDSAYVGNGSSSNKSGSLKSAGTSGSGRSNGFNVAKTHSNLSSKSSALPYNYKTQQPNSSSSVYQNQSLHPLNKFGAGFQSSGLMRGIQPSGNFSSFNSRNPRPFPQYGQVNYQSNAGLWNNYRSRSRDNFGRSGEVKAASELTRGPRADNKNSSKSQADVEQLGFAIDRDKYNLHEFEAVYDCAKFFVIKSYSEDDIHKCIKYDVWSSTPNGNKKLDAAFREADAKTTEAGKKCPVFLFFSVNGSGQFVGVAEMIGHVDFSKNMDFWQLDKWNGFFPLKWHIIKDVPNTQLRHIILENNDNKAVTYSRDTQEVELKQGLEILSIFKNYSAKTCVLDDFNFYENREKALKAKRSGAPVSQTNGFRNNDYEKHSGDSAKNNQSDTSSLVLLTENLSLETQPLQSSI encoded by the exons ATGGCCggagaaaagaaaatagaaacat ATCAGCTAAACGCTCCTGCTGCAAAGTCTGAATCGTCAATCAATATACCTGATAAAGATATG GTGAAAGATGAATTTCCGTCGGAGCCTGTGTCGTCTGTATCTGCTGGGGGCAATATTGTATCTGGAAAAAGTGCAACAGCTCAATCTGTAAGTTCGGTGCAGGGTCCCTATTATCCACCTACCAGCtgttatgattattattatcCGG GATACAATGGGAACTTTACCCAGTCTGATGACAAAGGTTTTCCTAACAACACTCCTGGTGGTTCTTATGCG GGCATCCAGCAGGATAATGCTTCACTCCTGTATTATGTTCCTGGCTATGGTCCATATTCAActggttttgtgggtgttgATGGAAAACAAGCATACGCATCATCTGAATATCCTTGCTCATATGAGGCAGAGGTGTTTCCATGCTATACATATGATTCGGCCTATGTTGGGAATGGTTCGTCCAGCAATAAAAGTGGCTCTCTAAAATCTGCAGGCACTAGTGGCTCTGGGAGGTCCAATGGCTTTAATGTTGCCAAAACTCATAGCAACCTCTCAAGTAAATCTTCAGCTTTACCTTATAATTACAAAACCCAACAGCCAAATTCTTCGAGCTCTGTCTATCAGAATCAGTCTCTTCATCCATTGAACAAG TTTGGTGCTGGTTTCCAGTCATCTGGCCTCATGAGAGGAATTCAGCCTTCTGGAAACTTCTCTTCATTTAATAGCCGGAACCCTCGTCCTTTTCCGCAATATGGTCAGGTGAATTACCAGTCGAATGCTGGTTTATGGAACAACTACCGATCCAGGTCAAGAGATAATTTTGGCAGAAGTGGAGAAGTCAAAGCTGCGAGTGAACTAACTCGTGGCCCAAGGGCTGACAATAAGAATTCCTCTAAGTCGCAAGCTGATGTCGAACAACTGGGTTTCGCAATTGATAGAGATAAATACAACTTACATGAGTTTGAGGCAGTGTATGATTGTGCAAAGTTCTTTGTGATCAAGTCATATAGCGAAGATGATATTCACAAATGCATCAAATATGATGTCTGGTCAAGTACTCCAAATGGCAATAAGAAGTTAGATGCTGCTTTCCGTGAAGCTGATGCTAAAACGACAGAGGCAGGCAAAAAATGTCCAGTGTTCCTATTTTTTTCG GTGAATGGAAGTGGGCAGTTTGTCGGTGTTGCTGAGATGATTGGGCATGTTGATTTTAGCAAAAATATGGACTTTTGGCAGCTTGACAAATGGAATGGCTTCTTCCCATTGAAGTGGCACATCATAAAAGATGTCCCCAACACTCAATTGCGACACATTATCCTTGAAAACAATGATAACAAGGCTGTTACTTATAGCAGGGACACTCAAGAG GTGGAACTGAAACAGGGCCTAGAAATTCTAAGCATTTTCAAGAATTACTCTGCTAAAACTTGCGTACTCGATGACTTCAATTTCTACGAAAATCGTGAAAAGGCGCTGAAAGCAAAGAGGAGTGGTGCACCTGTTTCTCAAACCAATGGCTTTAGAAACAATGATTATGAG AAGCACTCTGGAGATTCTGCCAAGAACAATCAGTCAGATACTTCATCACTTGTTTTGCTGACTGAAAACCTTTCGCTCGAGACTCAACCTCTGCAGAGTAGTATATGA